One genomic window of Arthrobacter caoxuetaonis includes the following:
- a CDS encoding DUF1905 domain-containing protein, with product MAEVPGPLDHTFTAPIGVQVKGDIWSCVEMPGSAKFFGTGKTVKVAATVDDEPIRGGLMPTGQGGHMLSISAKLRKKLGKDIGDTVTVHLTERLT from the coding sequence ATGGCAGAAGTCCCGGGCCCGCTCGACCATACCTTCACCGCGCCTATCGGGGTGCAGGTGAAGGGAGATATCTGGTCCTGCGTGGAGATGCCGGGATCGGCCAAGTTCTTTGGCACCGGGAAGACCGTCAAAGTCGCAGCCACCGTCGATGATGAGCCCATCCGCGGCGGCCTCATGCCCACCGGACAGGGCGGCCACATGCTCTCCATCAGCGCCAAGCTCAGGAAGAAGCTCGGCAAGGACATCGGCGACACCGTGACAGTGCACCTCACGGAACGCCTGACCTAA
- a CDS encoding 4'-phosphopantetheinyl transferase family protein — protein sequence MKPGHLGTAHPNGTAPPAGTAPPAGTAPPAGTPSPSGTAPPATLLLAALPLDSPGPEDPSLTPAELRRAAAFTAAAARFRFLAGRYAARRFVAEVAGAPLAEVAAEYRCSSCGNESGLSHGTPHYSVSGGPSGFFFSFSRAGNRILAAAFGTAPVGVDAAEVSGFDLPSLDDVIATEREKRNIQALAAASRPAARARLWARKEAVLKATGDGLRIPPQQIEAGDLETVRVPASGAVLLVVDLDAPALGLPEGTLAAAAVPGAGELASGNLAIRQVRWSQTRFP from the coding sequence ATGAAACCTGGACACTTAGGGACAGCACACCCCAACGGCACGGCCCCGCCCGCTGGGACAGCCCCGCCCGCTGGGACAGCCCCGCCCGCTGGCACACCCTCACCCAGCGGCACAGCCCCGCCCGCCACACTGCTGCTGGCCGCCCTGCCCCTGGACAGCCCCGGGCCGGAGGACCCGTCCCTGACCCCTGCGGAACTCCGCCGGGCAGCTGCGTTCACCGCGGCCGCAGCCCGCTTCCGGTTCCTGGCGGGACGCTATGCAGCCCGCCGGTTCGTGGCCGAAGTCGCGGGTGCACCGCTCGCCGAGGTGGCGGCTGAGTACCGCTGCAGTTCGTGCGGCAATGAGTCCGGACTAAGCCATGGCACCCCGCACTACTCCGTCAGCGGCGGGCCGTCCGGTTTCTTCTTCAGCTTCAGCCGCGCCGGGAACAGGATCCTTGCTGCCGCCTTCGGCACAGCGCCTGTCGGCGTCGACGCCGCCGAAGTCAGCGGCTTCGACCTGCCTTCCCTTGACGATGTGATCGCCACGGAGCGGGAGAAGCGAAACATCCAGGCGCTGGCGGCTGCCAGCCGTCCTGCGGCGCGGGCCCGGCTCTGGGCCAGGAAGGAGGCCGTCCTGAAGGCTACCGGGGACGGACTGCGGATCCCGCCCCAGCAGATCGAGGCCGGAGACCTGGAAACAGTGCGCGTGCCCGCCAGCGGCGCGGTGCTGCTGGTTGTTGATCTGGATGCGCCGGCCTTGGGCCTGCCGGAGGGAACGCTGGCAGCGGCGGCCGTTCCCGGTGCCGGAGAGCTGGCTTCCGGGAACCTGGCCATCCGGCAGGTCAGGTGGAGCCAGACCCGTTTTCCGTAG
- a CDS encoding glucosamine-6-phosphate deaminase, producing the protein MSAGTVKHPAAPLVRVLEPAGIGPAASRLVLDALASRHSPVIGVATGSSPSPLYRALAASGADFGHASWFALDEYVGLPPGHPESYAEVLRREIIEPLGLDPRAVHLPDPHSGDLPAACAAYEERIAAAGGIDLQILGIGRNGHLAFNEPGGALDSRTRVEALSEDTREANRRFFDSLEDVPTHCLTQGLGTILDAGQLLLIAQGEDKAEALRAALKGPVSRDCPASVLQLHGRVTVLADAAAAALL; encoded by the coding sequence ATGAGCGCCGGCACCGTGAAACATCCCGCAGCTCCGCTGGTGCGGGTGCTGGAGCCGGCGGGAATCGGGCCGGCTGCCTCCCGGCTGGTGCTGGACGCCCTGGCCTCCCGGCACTCACCGGTGATCGGTGTGGCCACGGGTTCCTCGCCGTCCCCCCTCTACAGGGCGCTGGCCGCCAGCGGGGCGGACTTCGGCCACGCCAGCTGGTTCGCCCTGGATGAATACGTGGGGCTGCCGCCGGGCCATCCGGAGAGCTACGCGGAAGTCCTCCGCCGCGAAATCATCGAACCCCTGGGCCTGGATCCCCGCGCGGTCCACCTGCCGGACCCGCACAGCGGAGACCTGCCGGCAGCCTGCGCCGCATATGAGGAACGGATTGCCGCCGCCGGAGGAATCGACCTGCAGATCCTGGGTATCGGGCGCAACGGACACCTGGCCTTCAACGAACCCGGTGGCGCCCTGGACTCTCGAACCCGGGTCGAGGCCTTGAGCGAGGACACCCGCGAGGCCAACCGCCGCTTCTTCGACTCCCTCGAAGATGTACCAACGCACTGCCTGACCCAGGGACTGGGAACCATCCTCGATGCCGGCCAGCTGCTCCTCATCGCACAGGGCGAAGACAAGGCGGAGGCGCTCCGTGCGGCGCTGAAGGGTCCCGTCAGCCGGGACTGCCCGGCCTCCGTCCTGCAGCTGCACGGCCGGGTCACTGTTCTGGCCGACGCTGCAGCGGCCGCACTTCTGTAG
- a CDS encoding isopenicillin N synthase family dioxygenase, whose product MSDNPTSIPVLDLSTARNADGTFNSEFIEKLREATHKIGFFQLVGYGAGEERVKDLFDVTKRFFDLPLEDRLELDNRKSPHFRGYTRLGTELTQGRPDAREQVDFGPEREPVADYPADQPYWLVQGPNLFPDTVLPELRQTSMEWAELMTWVGAELLSAISVSLELPEDHFTEPFEGTPAWMAKLIHYVGGVVKEAGTQGVGSHADYGFVTLLLQDEVGGLEVKPHESDEWLPVEPIPGALVVNLGEMLEVATQGYLSATIHRVQAPPAGVDRYAIPFFWSPRLDSVIDPVQLPPALAAQSRGISDDPQNPMLASYGANVLKGWLRAHPQVAAIHHPELVAAKK is encoded by the coding sequence ATGAGCGATAACCCCACATCGATCCCGGTCCTGGACCTCAGCACTGCCCGCAATGCCGACGGCACCTTCAACTCCGAGTTCATCGAAAAGCTGCGTGAAGCCACCCACAAGATCGGGTTCTTCCAGCTGGTTGGCTACGGCGCAGGCGAAGAACGCGTCAAGGACCTCTTCGATGTCACCAAGCGCTTCTTCGACCTTCCGCTCGAAGACCGCCTGGAGCTGGACAACCGCAAGTCCCCGCACTTCCGCGGTTACACCCGCCTGGGCACCGAGCTGACGCAGGGCCGCCCTGATGCCCGCGAGCAGGTCGACTTCGGCCCTGAGCGCGAGCCCGTCGCGGACTACCCCGCAGACCAGCCGTACTGGCTGGTGCAGGGACCCAACCTCTTCCCGGACACCGTCCTGCCGGAACTGCGGCAGACCTCCATGGAGTGGGCCGAGCTGATGACCTGGGTCGGCGCCGAACTGCTCTCCGCCATCTCCGTTTCGCTGGAACTGCCGGAGGACCACTTCACCGAGCCGTTCGAGGGCACCCCGGCCTGGATGGCCAAGCTGATCCACTACGTGGGCGGCGTCGTGAAGGAAGCCGGAACCCAGGGCGTTGGCTCCCATGCCGACTACGGTTTTGTCACCCTGCTCCTGCAGGACGAGGTGGGCGGCCTCGAAGTGAAGCCGCACGAATCCGACGAATGGCTCCCCGTGGAACCGATCCCGGGCGCGCTGGTCGTGAACCTCGGCGAGATGCTCGAGGTCGCCACCCAGGGCTACCTGTCCGCGACCATCCACCGTGTACAGGCCCCGCCCGCCGGCGTCGACCGCTATGCCATTCCGTTCTTCTGGTCCCCGCGCCTGGATTCGGTCATTGACCCGGTGCAGCTGCCGCCGGCCCTGGCAGCGCAGTCACGCGGCATCTCCGATGACCCGCAGAACCCGATGCTCGCTTCCTACGGTGCCAACGTCCTGAAGGGCTGGCTGCGCGCCCACCCGCAGGTCGCCGCGATCCACCACCCGGAACTGGTTGCGGCTAAGAAGTAG
- a CDS encoding heparan-alpha-glucosaminide N-acetyltransferase domain-containing protein, with protein MSAPGITKKVRFTGIDAARGIALVGMMAIHLLPAVSEDGGPSLAWTLFAGKSAALFALLAGVGLALSSGGTQPRTGRALTAARYGTAVRAGAVTCLGLAIAYVDMPAFIILAYYGVMFLLAVPLLGMSARALFAAAAVFAVLGPVLMQLLRGSLPEPGFDPTFTDLLTDPWQLATQLLVTGTYPAIPWMAYICAGMAIGRLRLGEWKTQSAVLAAGLGTALAAALTSALVLGPLGGLQRITEATPFLDAQAIQEVLVWGPEEYLSTSSFWWFGILAPHSTTPLDLVYTIGVAAAVLGAMLLLGHAAGRYLLPLTAAGSMTLTLYCLHLLVLGSGFYEDEPELSYALQVAAVIAFALIWRTIRRQGPLEELIAKAVNGTRRSVLARGGPVRATENGSGST; from the coding sequence ATGAGCGCTCCGGGTATCACCAAGAAAGTAAGGTTCACGGGCATTGACGCGGCCCGCGGGATCGCGCTGGTCGGCATGATGGCTATTCACCTGCTCCCGGCGGTGTCGGAGGATGGGGGGCCGTCCCTGGCATGGACATTGTTCGCCGGAAAGTCAGCGGCTTTGTTCGCCCTGCTGGCCGGGGTGGGGCTGGCCTTGTCTTCGGGCGGCACCCAGCCAAGAACCGGCCGTGCGCTGACGGCAGCCCGTTACGGAACGGCAGTGAGGGCCGGCGCCGTGACCTGCCTGGGACTGGCCATTGCCTACGTAGACATGCCCGCGTTCATCATCCTGGCCTACTACGGCGTCATGTTCCTGCTCGCGGTTCCCCTGCTGGGCATGTCGGCACGTGCCCTGTTCGCGGCCGCCGCGGTGTTCGCGGTGCTTGGTCCGGTGCTGATGCAGCTGCTCCGAGGGAGCCTGCCTGAACCCGGCTTCGATCCCACGTTCACGGACCTGCTCACCGATCCGTGGCAGCTGGCGACCCAGTTGCTGGTCACGGGAACGTATCCGGCTATCCCGTGGATGGCGTACATCTGTGCGGGGATGGCGATCGGCCGGCTCCGGCTGGGTGAGTGGAAGACCCAGTCAGCCGTTCTCGCTGCCGGACTCGGGACAGCCCTCGCGGCCGCACTGACCTCGGCGCTGGTGCTCGGACCGTTGGGCGGACTGCAGCGAATCACAGAGGCCACACCCTTCCTGGACGCCCAGGCGATCCAGGAAGTCTTGGTCTGGGGCCCGGAAGAGTATCTCTCCACCTCTTCCTTCTGGTGGTTCGGCATCCTGGCTCCGCACTCGACGACTCCGCTCGACCTCGTCTACACCATTGGAGTTGCCGCGGCGGTGCTTGGCGCCATGCTGCTGCTGGGTCACGCCGCCGGACGCTACCTGCTTCCCCTGACTGCGGCGGGGAGCATGACGCTGACGCTGTACTGCCTCCACCTGCTGGTGCTGGGCTCGGGCTTCTACGAAGATGAACCGGAACTCTCCTACGCGCTGCAGGTCGCAGCCGTGATTGCGTTTGCTTTGATCTGGCGCACCATCCGGCGCCAGGGCCCGCTCGAGGAACTCATTGCGAAGGCAGTAAACGGCACACGGCGGAGCGTGCTCGCCCGCGGCGGACCAGTACGCGCTACGGAAAACGGGTCTGGCTCCACCTGA
- a CDS encoding Pls/PosA family non-ribosomal peptide synthetase codes for MTLSEDRSENLRTAKGGRPADHAGADPARTKPQSRGTAGEKVQVFSRTVLAPDRAVYYGGPATEQRTLVDIFNHTAAAYPSAPALDDGTDPLTYSELEERVQALARKLWSASIGAGDRVGILVPSGSADLYVAILGVLVSGAAYVPVDADEPAGRAETVWEEGGVCAVIGEGLQLAIRQGVPIRGNGPAPHPEDDAWIIFTSGSTGKPKGVAVTHRSAAALVDAESRLYCVDAPLSPGDRVLAGLSVAFDASCEEMWLAWAHGACLVPAPRSVVRSIIDLGPWLEERRITAVSTVPTLASVWPAETVSRIRLLIFGGEACPPELGTRLSGPGREVWNTYGPTEATVIACAAPLDGSTPVRIGLPIEGWDLAVVDPDGNPVPWGEEGELVIGGVGLARYLDPGINAEKYAPLPSLGWNRAYRSGDRVRADREGLVFAGRLDEQVKLAGRRVELGEIDTALASLPGVASAAAAVQTTASGNEVLVGFLVESEEGSVDLAAAREHLSIHLPATLVPTLRIIAELPMKTSGKVDRKALSVPETAVEQQLDVEVELNADLRWLAQRWTDLLGPQQLTKDSDFFALGGASLAAAQLVSALRERYPKVSIADIYAHPSLTAMAARLRETTDDGAAKRQVPATPWWTGLVQAPLIAGLYGITGLRYVTGIALVCWVMSNVLATPWTPDPPLLPLLAAWVVLYSLPARMFGAVLACRALLFRIRPGVYARGGGTHLRLWAAERIVTYAKLEPIMGTPMGIWYARALGCGIGSGVHLEAMPPVTGLAEIEDGAAVEYEADLAGHWLDGHVLHIGHVRIGENSRIGTRSTVMGNAQVGAGAEVEPGTFVSGVVPPGEKWSGSPMEYVGSAGEGWPRAAAANEESSIPVKLLYAAGLGWMTVMTFLAILPGSMLVLLLLQDAEQLGPALLELALWAPVFVVLTMGTYLALTIFSVRMLASLLPPGIHRLDSSAGWAAWLSNQLLAKSLISMYPLYAGLLTPVWMEWLGAKVGKNAEISTVETIPHLTSVGDRSFLADHSMVSAARVRQGWLHLGPTSVGEKSFVGNSGIVGADTAVPDNALIAVLSSAPRDMPENSSWFGRPPVELPRPVEEGDSSRTYEPPMKLRLARAAVETCRLIPAVLTVWLALATVYVLAAISETAGLLPAVLLSGPILLFSGIVACLTAIMAKWLLLGQFRTSEHPLWSSFVWRNELADVFSESLAVPGLVRMSLGTPMLNAWLRWMGADIGRGVWCETWWLPEFDLIEIGSGASINRGTVLQTHLFHDRIMRLDRVRIGAGATLGPNSIVLPGSAIEEGATVGCCSLVMREESVPAHSTWYGNPLTHWDASATSAAAPVHRDAVPHGNARRTHGRRRAVTPSR; via the coding sequence ATGACTTTGTCCGAAGACCGGTCCGAAAACCTGAGAACAGCGAAAGGAGGACGGCCAGCAGACCATGCCGGCGCCGATCCCGCCCGCACGAAGCCGCAGAGCCGCGGGACTGCCGGCGAGAAGGTCCAGGTGTTCAGCCGCACGGTCCTCGCGCCCGATCGCGCCGTCTACTACGGAGGGCCCGCAACGGAACAGCGGACCCTCGTCGACATCTTCAACCACACCGCAGCCGCCTACCCCTCCGCGCCCGCCCTCGATGACGGTACCGATCCGCTCACCTATTCCGAGCTGGAAGAACGTGTCCAGGCCCTTGCGCGCAAACTGTGGTCGGCCAGCATCGGCGCCGGCGACCGGGTGGGCATCCTTGTCCCGTCCGGGTCGGCCGATCTCTACGTCGCCATCCTCGGAGTGCTGGTTTCCGGTGCGGCTTATGTTCCGGTGGACGCCGATGAACCAGCCGGACGGGCGGAAACCGTCTGGGAAGAAGGCGGCGTCTGTGCCGTGATCGGTGAAGGACTCCAGCTGGCCATCCGGCAGGGAGTACCCATCCGGGGCAACGGACCGGCTCCCCACCCCGAAGACGATGCGTGGATCATCTTCACCTCCGGGTCCACCGGCAAGCCCAAGGGCGTTGCCGTCACCCACCGCTCTGCGGCCGCACTGGTCGACGCTGAATCCCGGCTCTACTGCGTAGACGCGCCGCTGAGCCCCGGTGACCGGGTCCTGGCAGGACTCTCTGTAGCCTTCGATGCTTCGTGTGAGGAAATGTGGCTTGCCTGGGCGCACGGTGCCTGCCTGGTTCCAGCCCCGCGGTCAGTGGTGCGGTCCATCATCGACCTTGGGCCGTGGCTGGAAGAACGCCGGATCACCGCCGTTTCCACCGTGCCAACCCTTGCCTCGGTCTGGCCGGCGGAAACCGTGAGCCGGATCCGCCTGCTGATCTTCGGCGGCGAAGCCTGCCCGCCGGAACTCGGCACCCGGCTCTCCGGTCCGGGCCGGGAAGTCTGGAACACCTACGGACCCACAGAAGCAACAGTCATTGCCTGCGCGGCTCCCCTGGACGGATCGACCCCGGTCCGCATCGGCCTGCCGATCGAAGGCTGGGACCTTGCCGTCGTCGATCCCGACGGCAACCCCGTGCCTTGGGGTGAGGAGGGCGAACTGGTGATTGGCGGCGTCGGACTGGCGCGTTATCTCGATCCGGGCATCAACGCCGAGAAGTACGCCCCGCTGCCCTCGCTCGGCTGGAACCGCGCCTACCGCAGCGGCGACAGGGTCCGGGCTGACCGGGAGGGGCTGGTCTTCGCCGGCCGCCTGGATGAACAGGTCAAGCTTGCCGGCCGGCGGGTGGAACTCGGCGAAATCGACACCGCACTGGCATCCCTTCCGGGTGTTGCCAGCGCGGCCGCCGCGGTCCAGACCACTGCCAGCGGCAATGAAGTCCTGGTCGGCTTCCTCGTCGAATCCGAGGAAGGGAGCGTCGATCTGGCGGCAGCCCGGGAACACCTGAGCATCCACCTGCCCGCAACTTTGGTCCCTACCCTTCGGATCATCGCTGAACTTCCCATGAAGACTTCCGGCAAAGTGGACCGCAAGGCCCTGAGCGTGCCGGAGACAGCGGTGGAACAGCAGCTGGACGTCGAGGTTGAGCTGAACGCGGACCTGCGCTGGCTGGCCCAGCGCTGGACGGACCTGCTCGGGCCCCAGCAGCTCACCAAGGACAGCGACTTTTTTGCCCTTGGCGGAGCGAGCCTTGCAGCAGCGCAGCTGGTATCAGCGCTCCGGGAGCGCTACCCCAAGGTCTCAATCGCAGACATTTACGCACACCCCTCCCTGACGGCAATGGCCGCCAGGCTCCGTGAAACTACGGACGACGGCGCTGCGAAGCGCCAGGTCCCGGCCACCCCCTGGTGGACCGGACTGGTGCAGGCACCCCTGATCGCCGGCCTGTACGGAATCACCGGCCTGCGCTACGTCACCGGTATTGCGCTTGTGTGCTGGGTGATGAGCAATGTCCTCGCCACGCCGTGGACGCCGGATCCTCCGCTGCTTCCCCTGCTGGCAGCCTGGGTGGTGCTGTACAGCCTTCCGGCCCGCATGTTCGGAGCAGTCCTGGCCTGCCGGGCGTTACTCTTCCGGATCCGGCCGGGTGTCTATGCCCGGGGCGGCGGAACGCACCTGCGCCTGTGGGCTGCGGAACGGATCGTCACCTACGCGAAGCTTGAACCGATCATGGGCACGCCGATGGGCATCTGGTACGCCCGCGCACTGGGCTGCGGCATTGGCTCCGGCGTCCACCTCGAAGCCATGCCTCCGGTCACAGGCCTGGCGGAGATCGAGGACGGTGCGGCCGTCGAGTATGAAGCCGATCTGGCAGGGCACTGGCTGGACGGCCATGTGCTGCACATCGGACACGTGCGGATTGGAGAGAACAGCCGGATCGGTACCCGTTCAACCGTCATGGGAAATGCCCAGGTGGGCGCAGGCGCGGAGGTTGAACCCGGAACGTTCGTCTCCGGCGTCGTTCCCCCCGGGGAAAAATGGTCGGGTTCGCCCATGGAATACGTGGGCTCGGCCGGAGAAGGCTGGCCGCGTGCCGCGGCTGCGAACGAGGAATCTTCCATCCCGGTCAAGCTGCTTTACGCAGCAGGCCTGGGATGGATGACGGTGATGACGTTTCTGGCCATCCTCCCGGGGTCGATGCTGGTGCTCCTGCTCCTGCAGGATGCGGAGCAGCTGGGGCCAGCGCTTCTGGAACTGGCACTCTGGGCCCCCGTGTTCGTGGTGCTGACCATGGGAACCTACCTGGCGCTCACCATCTTCTCGGTCAGGATGCTGGCCTCCCTGCTCCCGCCCGGAATCCACCGGCTCGACAGCAGTGCCGGCTGGGCCGCATGGCTGTCCAACCAGTTGCTGGCCAAGAGCCTCATTTCCATGTATCCGCTGTACGCAGGACTGCTGACGCCGGTCTGGATGGAATGGCTGGGCGCCAAGGTGGGCAAAAACGCCGAGATCTCCACGGTGGAGACCATTCCGCACCTGACGTCAGTGGGAGACCGCTCCTTCCTGGCAGACCATTCGATGGTTTCGGCGGCGCGTGTCCGGCAAGGATGGCTGCACCTGGGTCCAACCTCGGTGGGTGAGAAATCCTTCGTCGGGAACTCAGGCATTGTGGGAGCAGATACGGCGGTGCCGGATAACGCACTCATCGCCGTCCTCTCATCGGCGCCCAGGGACATGCCGGAGAACTCCTCCTGGTTTGGCCGGCCGCCGGTGGAGCTGCCACGCCCGGTCGAAGAGGGCGATTCCTCGCGGACCTATGAGCCGCCAATGAAGCTGCGCCTGGCCCGTGCGGCCGTCGAGACGTGCCGCCTCATTCCAGCCGTACTTACCGTTTGGCTGGCGCTCGCCACCGTTTACGTCCTGGCAGCCATCTCCGAGACCGCAGGGCTGCTTCCGGCAGTGCTCCTTTCCGGTCCGATCCTGCTGTTCAGCGGCATTGTGGCGTGCCTGACAGCGATCATGGCCAAATGGCTGCTGCTTGGCCAGTTCCGGACCTCCGAACATCCGCTCTGGAGTTCCTTCGTCTGGCGCAACGAACTGGCTGATGTCTTCTCGGAATCGCTCGCTGTCCCCGGCCTGGTGCGGATGTCCCTTGGCACGCCCATGCTCAACGCCTGGCTGCGCTGGATGGGCGCAGATATTGGCCGGGGGGTCTGGTGCGAGACGTGGTGGCTGCCGGAGTTCGACCTCATCGAAATCGGCAGCGGAGCCAGCATCAACCGCGGCACTGTCCTGCAGACGCACCTCTTCCATGACCGCATCATGCGGCTGGACCGTGTGCGGATCGGTGCCGGGGCCACCCTGGGTCCCAACAGCATTGTGCTGCCGGGCAGCGCCATCGAAGAGGGTGCCACCGTAGGCTGCTGTTCGTTGGTGATGCGTGAAGAGAGCGTCCCGGCGCACAGCACCTGGTACGGGAACCCACTGACTCACTGGGATGCGTCAGCGACATCCGCTGCTGCTCCCGTGCACCGGGACGCCGTTCCCCACGGCAACGCCCGCCGGACGCATGGCCGCCGCCGTGCCGTGACGCCTTCACGATAG
- a CDS encoding LytR C-terminal domain-containing protein has product MTNQPPRGQRDGAQAKGDQEEWHGHRIVTERDLGAVFDDDGDESAARRSKRKRTFHGIVLGLLITVLIAAAVIAQGITSGWIALPQAAPREPVETGCPAGPYLYQSPDTVTVNVYNTTATPGLAGEVAEALKERGFVVETVGNSTVNREGMTAIILSGPTGESAAFTLQQQIPGTQYIQDDREDASVDVVVGSAYDSLVPVEKAQAAPPGPITCPWQSEAPSGEAG; this is encoded by the coding sequence ATGACTAACCAGCCCCCTCGAGGGCAACGCGACGGCGCTCAGGCGAAGGGCGACCAGGAGGAGTGGCATGGCCACCGGATCGTCACCGAACGTGACCTGGGAGCCGTTTTTGATGACGACGGCGATGAAAGCGCCGCACGCCGGTCCAAGCGGAAGCGCACCTTCCACGGCATCGTCCTGGGACTGCTGATCACCGTGTTGATCGCTGCTGCGGTCATAGCCCAGGGCATCACGTCGGGCTGGATCGCGCTTCCCCAGGCGGCGCCCCGCGAGCCGGTCGAAACAGGCTGTCCAGCCGGGCCGTACCTGTATCAGTCACCGGACACCGTGACCGTCAATGTCTACAACACGACGGCGACTCCCGGGCTGGCCGGGGAAGTGGCCGAAGCGCTCAAGGAGCGCGGCTTCGTGGTGGAGACAGTTGGTAACAGCACCGTCAACCGGGAAGGTATGACGGCGATCATCCTCTCCGGGCCCACGGGCGAGTCTGCCGCCTTCACGCTCCAGCAGCAGATCCCCGGGACCCAGTACATCCAGGACGACCGCGAAGATGCCTCGGTCGACGTTGTCGTCGGCTCCGCCTACGACTCCCTGGTGCCGGTTGAGAAGGCACAGGCAGCGCCTCCGGGGCCGATCACCTGTCCTTGGCAGAGCGAGGCTCCGTCGGGCGAGGCCGGCTAA
- a CDS encoding N-acetylglucosamine-6-phosphate deacetylase, whose product MAFGNPVPVPADQPAGQETRLVLRGAAVIGARTVPDAAVAVDGGALTYAGPQDALEPCSGDVVVELSVGEVVLPGFVDLHCHGAYGVDFSRADGPAVRDAAAKLHADGTTTLLASLVTDAPEALLRQLTLLAGLAEEGLVAGIHLEGPFLAAARCGAQDPRWLRDPDLGLARELIAAGRGQLRTMTYAPELPGADALVELLTENGVIPSLGHTASPAGRAGDSLALSRQLLAASAVGAEAARPTVTHLFNGMDPIHHRAPGAVAACLRAATAGAAAVELIADNTHLDPYLVAAMFELLGAGNIALVTDSMAAAGLSDGQYRLGPAEVTVSGGVARLASTGSIAGGTAAMLDLVRNAVGAGVSLADAVTSAAAVPAGVLGRRDVGRLVAGGAADFVVIGPDLERVRVMRRGQWL is encoded by the coding sequence ATGGCCTTTGGAAACCCCGTTCCGGTCCCCGCCGATCAACCGGCAGGCCAAGAGACACGGCTTGTGCTCCGCGGAGCGGCGGTGATCGGCGCCCGCACGGTTCCGGACGCCGCTGTAGCGGTCGACGGCGGTGCGCTCACCTATGCCGGGCCGCAGGACGCCCTGGAACCGTGTTCGGGAGACGTCGTCGTCGAGCTCTCCGTCGGTGAGGTGGTGCTCCCCGGATTCGTGGACCTGCACTGCCACGGAGCCTACGGCGTCGACTTTTCCCGGGCTGATGGCCCCGCGGTCCGGGACGCTGCCGCGAAGCTGCATGCTGACGGAACAACCACGCTGCTTGCCAGCCTGGTGACCGACGCCCCGGAAGCGTTGCTGCGGCAGTTGACGCTGCTGGCCGGCCTCGCAGAAGAAGGCCTGGTTGCCGGAATTCACCTGGAAGGGCCGTTCCTGGCCGCAGCGCGATGCGGTGCACAGGACCCGCGCTGGTTGCGGGACCCTGATCTGGGCCTGGCCCGTGAACTCATTGCCGCCGGCCGGGGACAGCTGCGGACTATGACATACGCCCCGGAGCTGCCCGGAGCGGACGCCCTGGTGGAACTGCTCACGGAGAATGGCGTTATCCCTTCCCTCGGGCATACTGCCTCCCCGGCAGGCCGGGCCGGCGATTCGCTGGCGCTGTCCCGGCAGCTCCTCGCGGCGTCTGCCGTTGGCGCCGAAGCTGCCCGGCCCACTGTCACGCACCTTTTCAACGGGATGGACCCGATCCACCACCGGGCGCCTGGCGCCGTTGCCGCCTGCCTGCGGGCGGCGACGGCGGGCGCTGCTGCCGTGGAGCTCATCGCCGACAACACCCATCTGGACCCGTACCTGGTCGCCGCGATGTTCGAGCTCCTAGGGGCCGGGAACATTGCCCTGGTCACCGACTCCATGGCTGCTGCCGGGCTGAGCGACGGGCAGTACCGGCTCGGCCCGGCCGAGGTGACGGTCAGCGGCGGCGTTGCCCGGCTGGCTTCGACCGGCTCCATTGCCGGCGGAACCGCTGCCATGCTGGACCTGGTCCGCAACGCTGTGGGCGCCGGGGTAAGCCTGGCGGATGCCGTTACCTCCGCTGCAGCTGTGCCCGCCGGCGTGCTCGGCCGCAGGGATGTAGGCCGGCTGGTGGCCGGCGGCGCTGCAGACTTTGTGGTGATCGGCCCGGACCTCGAGCGTGTCAGGGTGATGCGCCGGGGTCAGTGGCTCTGA
- a CDS encoding type II toxin-antitoxin system VapB family antitoxin: protein MIFKAVGDVRPYPDHGYVTPKDWAAVPPRQVRLDELVTTKATLDLGALLAEDSTFFGDLFPHVVQWRGTMYLEDGLHRAVRTALHQRTILHARVLVIDD from the coding sequence GTGATCTTCAAAGCTGTCGGCGATGTGCGCCCCTACCCTGACCATGGATACGTAACACCCAAGGATTGGGCAGCGGTACCTCCCCGGCAGGTCCGGTTGGACGAGCTGGTGACGACAAAAGCCACGCTGGATCTCGGTGCACTCCTGGCCGAGGATTCCACCTTCTTTGGAGACCTTTTCCCGCATGTCGTGCAATGGAGGGGAACGATGTACCTGGAAGACGGACTGCACCGCGCAGTAAGGACCGCGCTTCACCAGCGCACCATCCTGCACGCCCGCGTGCTGGTGATCGATGACTAA